A region of Paraburkholderia sp. BL23I1N1 DNA encodes the following proteins:
- a CDS encoding PRC-barrel domain-containing protein has translation MTLSKLVVVVAVAATSFGAQAQVAGTQPLSVTVEQSNALLSGWSVKKSILGKAVYNDQNEKIGSIRDLVVAPDGSLSAAIVAAGGFLGVASHDVAVPIAALDIRSGNFYLAGATKDALKATPEFQYNKVQAPPKPKKLTGQ, from the coding sequence ATGACTTTGAGCAAACTTGTTGTTGTGGTCGCGGTAGCTGCAACCAGCTTTGGCGCGCAGGCGCAAGTTGCCGGCACGCAACCCTTGAGCGTCACGGTCGAGCAGTCGAATGCGCTGCTGAGCGGCTGGAGTGTGAAGAAGAGCATTCTCGGCAAGGCCGTGTATAACGACCAGAACGAGAAGATCGGTTCGATCCGCGATCTCGTGGTCGCTCCCGATGGCTCGCTGTCCGCAGCGATCGTTGCTGCCGGTGGATTTCTGGGCGTGGCGTCGCATGACGTAGCGGTGCCGATCGCTGCGCTGGATATTCGTTCTGGGAATTTCTATCTGGCTGGCGCGACCAAAGATGCCTTGAAGGCGACGCCCGAGTTTCAGTACAACAAGGTTCAGGCACCGCCGAAGCCTAAAAAGCTGACCGGCCAGTAA